The Helicoverpa armigera isolate CAAS_96S chromosome 18, ASM3070526v1, whole genome shotgun sequence genome has a window encoding:
- the Unc-104 gene encoding kinesin-like protein unc-104 isoform X4 has protein sequence MSSVKVAVRVRPFNSREIARECKCIIEMSGNTTVITNPKAPPGSKDGAKSFNFDFSYWSHNPSDPEFSSQVMVYKDIGEEMLQHAFDGYNICIFAYGQTGAGKSYTMMGSGKDGQEGIIPQICKDLFRRIRQTTSDDLKYSVEVSYMEIYCERVRDLLNPKNKGNLRVREHPALGPYVEDLSKLAVTSYQDIYDLIDEGNKARTVAATNMNETSSRSHAVFTIFFTQQRHDQTTNLMSEKVSKISLVDLAGSERADSTGAKGTRLKEGANINKSLTTLGKVISALAEIASKSKKSKKADFIPYRDSVLTWLLRENLGGNSKTAMIAAISPADINFDETLSTLRYADRAKQIVCKAVVNEDANAKLIRELKEEILKLRELLKAEGIEVEEGEENNSSPQRKKSEAEVLSPKLSRAATTIAEEAVDQLQASEKLIAELNETWEEKLKRTEQIRVQREAVFAEMGLAVKEGGITVGIYSPKKTPHLVNLNEDPNLSECLIYYIKNGVTRVGTSEANVPQDIQLSGSHILSEHCIFENTDGVILLIPHRDALIYVNGRELTEPVILKSGSRVILGKNHVFRFTHPGQPREEPVNKENKELTDTASSNESDSGSTDADGKNVDWDYAQCELLEKQGIDLKAEMQKRLMALEEQFRREKEHADQQFEEQRKNYEARIDALQRQVEEQSVTMSMYSSYTPEDFHNDEDIFVNPLFETECWSAREVGLAAWAFRKWKYHQFTSLRDDLWGNAIFLKEANAISVELRKKVQFQFTLLTDTPYSPLPAELAPRDDADDEYRPSAPTVVAVEVTDTKNGATHYWTLEKLRHRLELMRQIYNMNECACDDEPLVLAPAPLPAVPPQPDILHCISACAQQTRLSLANLLPSRQRLELMREMYHNEAELSPTSPDHNIESVTGGDPFYDRFPWFRLVGRSFVYLSNLLYPVPLIHKVAIVNEKGDVKGYLRVAVQAVIDAEKNNAEFAAGVKQSAKISFDDDVAPVRRAKLSAVDKNNAINLDERIGDVPDSNIKIEELAMGECDADSGRGDSSLASELKEEDLPEHLTLGKEFTFRVTVLQAHSVSTDYADVFCQFNFLHRNEDAFSTEPVKNAGKNTPLGFYHVQNITVPVTKSFVEYIKTQPIVFEVFGHYQQHPLHKVSALDAKQDGPVGGRTPPRRMLPPSIPISAPVRSPKWGAAAVAAPCCSSHLHSKHDLLVWFEICELAPNGEYVPAVVEHSDELPCRGLYLLHQGIQRRIRITILHEPSQDLQWTDVRELVVGRIRNSPEANEDTTDGDEDGALSLGLFPGERPTLDDRAVFRFEAAWDSSLHGSPLLNRVSANGEVVYITLSAYLEVDNCSRPAIITKDLSLVVVGREARTGRSLRRALFGSRAARADHITGVYELSLHRALEPGVQRRQRRVLDTSGTYVRGEENLHGWRPRGDSLIFDHQWELEKMTRLEQVGRTRHLLALRERLRHGHENTVAPNDFTKTEKEVCNMAAKAASESARDESLYEPWDMTPREKELATKYIKLIQGRIGSGKEVETAASPATPVDEGVSADISTPSLLSSIHSASSIELCSPERGLLEKSVAGWAGSHAAVSPHAAALYVPDCEEVRVSAAVARRGHLNVLQHGTHGWKKRWLVVRRPYVFIYRDERDPIERAVINLANAHVEYSEDQEQMVRMPNTFSVVSKERGYLLQTLGDKEVHDWLYAINPLLAGQIRLQAILPLRQKHQPLQPKVSLGAARRQGGGAMRRPHHGVYPRFLNASPMERSLIAPCKGIETARRHSFRN, from the exons tgaTAACAAACCCGAAGGCACCTCCTGGCAGCAAGGATGGCGCAAAAAGCTTCAATTTTGACTTTTCATACTGGTCACACAAC cCAAGCGACCCAGAATTTTCGTCACAAGTCATGGTGTACAAAGACATCGGCGAGGAGATGTTACAGCATGCTTTCGACG GCTACAACATATGCATATTCGCATACGGACAAACCGGTGCGGGCAAGTCCTACACAATGATGGGCAGCGGCAAGGATGGCCAGGAAGGCATCATCCCACAGATCTGCAAGGATCTGTTCCGACGCATCAGGCAGACCACCTCCGATGACTTGAAATACTCG GTGGAAGTCTCCTACATGGAGATATACTGCGAGAGAGTTCGCGATCTCCTCAACCCGAAGAACAAGGGCAATTTGAGGGTCCGTGAGCACCCTGCGCTCGGACCCTACGTGGAGGACCTCAGCAAACTGGCGGTCACCTCCTACCAGGATATATACGACCTCATCGATGAGGGGAACAAGGCTAG GACTGTGGCAGCGACAAACATGAACGAGACCTCGTCACGTTCTCACGCTGTCTTCACCATATTCTTCACGCAGCAGAGGCATGATCAGACCACTAATCTTATGTCGGAGAAG GTGTCGAAAATCTCGCTGGTGGACTTGGCAGGTTCCGAGCGAGCTGACTCGACAGGAGCCAAGGGCACGCGTCTCAAGGAAGGCGCGAACATCAACAAGTCACTCACAACCCTCGGGAAAGTCATCTCGGCACTCGCTGAAATT GCGTCAAAGAGTAAGAAGTCGAAGAAGGCAGACTTCATTCCGTACCGTGACTCGGTGCTGACGTGGCTGCTGCGGGAGAACCTCGGAGGCAACTCCAAGACGGCCATGATAGCCGCTATATCGCCCGCCGATATTAACTTTGATGAAACTCTTAGTACACTCAG ATACGCCGACCGAGCCAAACAGATTGTCTGCAAAGCGGTTGTCAACGAGGACGCGAACGCGAAACTCATTCGCGAACTCAAGGAGGAAATACTCAAGCTTCGCGAGTTACTCAAAGCTGAGGGCATCGAGGTCGAAGAAG GAGAAGAGAACAACTCTTCGCCGCAGCGCAAGAAGAGCGAGGCTGAAGTGCTATCGCCGAAGCTGTCCCGAGCCGCCACAACTATTGCCGAAGAGGCTGTGGATCAGTTGCAGGCTTCGGAGAAACTTATTGCGG AACTAAACGAAACATGGGAAGAGAAGCTAAAGCGCACGGAACAGATTCGCGTCCAACGCGAGGCGGTCTTCGCGGAGATGGGTCTCGCCGTCAAGGAGGGAGGCATTACGGTCGGCATCTACTCGCCTAAGAAGACCCCTCATCTCGTCAACTTGAATGAAGACCCTAACCTGTCGGAGTGTCTcatttattatatcaaaaatG GCGTGACCCGTGTCGGTACATCAGAAGCGAACGTGCCTCAAGACATCCAACTGTCAGGCTCCCATATTCTGAGCGAGCACTGCATCTTCGAGAACACGGACGGAGTCATACTCCTCATTCCTCATAGAGATGCGCTTATCTATGTGAATGGACGTGAG CTAACCGAACCAGTGATCCTCAAGTCCGGTTCCCGCGTGATCCTGGGCAAGAACCACGTGTTCCGCTTCACTCACCCCGGACAGCCGCGCGAGGAGCCTGTCAACAAGGAGAATAAGGAGCTCACTGATACTGCTAGCAGTAATGAGAGTGACt CCGGCAGCACAGACGCGGACGGCAAGAACGTGGACTGGGACTACGCGCAATGCGAACTGCTGGAGAAACAAGGCATCGACTTGAAGGCCGAGATGCAGAAGCGCCTGATGGCTCTCGAGGAGCAGTTCCGCAGGGAGAAGGAGCATGCTGACCAGCAGTTTGAGGAGCAGCGCAAG aacTACGAAGCCCGCATCGATGCTCTGCAGCGTCAGGTGGAGGAGCAGAGCGTCACCATGTCTATGTACAGCTCCTACACGCCTGAAGACTTCCATAACGACGAGGATATATTCG TGAACCCGCTATTCGAGACGGAATGCTGGTCAGCCCGCGAGGTGGGTCTGGCGGCGTGGGCCTTCCGCAAGTGGAAGTACCACCAGTTCACCTCGCTGCGAGACGACTTGTGGGGCAATGCTATCTTCCTCAAG GAAGCCAACGCAATCTCAGTAGAACTGCGCAAGAAAGTCCAGTTCCAATTCACTCTGCTAACGGACACCCCCTACTCGCCCCTCCCCGCGGAACTCGCTCCGCGCGACGACGCGGATGACGAGTATCGCCCCTCCGCGCCCACCGTGGTCGCCGTCGAGGTCACTGACACTAAGAACGGAGCTACACATTATTGGACGCTCGAGAAGTTACG CCACCGCCTGGAGCTCATGCGTCAGATATACAACATGAACGAGTGCGCGTGCGACGACGAGCCGCTCGTGCTGGCGCCGGCGCCGCTGCCGGCCGTGCCCCCGCAGCCAGACATACTGCACTGTATATCTGCGTGCGCGCAGCAGACGCGACTGTCGCTAGCCAACCTGCTGCCCTCCAG ACAACGGCTGGAGCTGATGCGTGAGATGTACCACAATGAGGCGGAGTTGTCTCCCACTTCGCCTGATCACAACATCGAGTCTGTGACCGGTGGGGACCCCTTCTATGACAGATTCCCGTGGTTCCGTCTAGTTGGACG GAGCTTCGTATACCTATCGAACCTGCTGTACCCCGTTCCGCTCATTCACAAGGTGGCCATCGTGAATGAGAAAGGAGACGTCAAGGGCTACCTGCGGGTAGCCGTGCAGGCTGTTATCGACGCTGAGAAGA ACAACGCAGAATTCGCAGCGGGCGTAAAGCAGTCGGCCAAGATATCGTTCGACGACGACGTAGCGCCGGTCCGACGCGCCAAGCTGTCGGCTGTGGATAAGAATAATGCGATCAACCTCGACGAGCGCATCGGTGATGTGCCTGACTCTAATATCAAGATTGAAG AACTGGCAATGGGCGAATGCGACGCAGACAGCGGCCGCGGCGACAGTTCCCTCGCCTCCGAGCTGAAGGAGGAAGACCTGCCGGAACACCTGACCCTCGGCAAGGAGTTCACCTTCCGCGTCACCGTGCTGCAAGCCCACAGCGTGTCTACTGACTACGCTGACGTCTTCTGCCAGTTCAA TTTCCTACACCGCAACGAAGACGCATTCTCGACTGAGCCCGTTAAGAATGCGGGCAAGAACACACCGCTAGGATTCTACCATGTGCAAAAT ATCACAGTGCCGGTAACGAAATCATTCGTGGAGTACATAAAGACGCAGCCGATAGTGTTCGAGGTGTTCGGTCACTACCAGCAACACCCGCTGCACAAGGTAAGCGCTCTA GACGCAAAACAAGACGGGCCCGTCGGCGGACGTACACCCCCACGCCGCATGCTGCCCCCCTCCATCCCCATCTCGGCCCCCGTACGGAGCCCTAAGTGGGGCGCGGCGGCGGTAGCGGCTCCCTGCTGCAGCTCGCATCTGCACTCCAAGCACGACCTGCTTGTGTGGTTCGAGATCTGCGAGCTAGCTCCCAATGGGGAGTATGTGCCTGCT GTGGTAGAGCACTCAGACGAGCTGCCCTGCCGAGGCCTGTACCTGCTGCACCAGGGCATCCAGCGACGCATCCGCATCACCATCCTGCACGAGCCCTCGCAGGACCTgcagtggactgacgtcaggGAACTCGTCGTCG GGCGTATCCGCAACTCTCCCGAAGCTAACGAGGACACAACAGATGGTGACGAGGACGGAGCCCTATCTCTCGGACTGTTCCCCGGAGAGAGGCCTACGCTTGATGACCGCGCTGTATTCAG GTTCGAAGCTGCGTGGGACAGTAGCCTGCACGGGTCGCCGCTGCTGAACAGGGTCAGCGCCAACGGTGAAGTCGTCTACATCACACTCAGCGCTTATCTCGAG GTGGACAACTGCAGCCGCCCCGCCATCATCACCAAGGACCTATCCCTGGTGGTGGTAGGTCGCGAGGCCCGCACGGGACGGTCGCTTCGCCGCGCTCTGTTCGGCTCGCGAGCTGCGCGAGCTGACCACATCACCGGCGTCTACGAGCTCAGTCTGCACCGAGCTTTGGAGCCAG GAGTACAACGTCGTCAGCGCCGAGTATTGGACACGAGCGGCACGTATGTGCGCGGCGAAGAGAATCTACACGGATGGAGACCGCGCGGAGACTCGCTCATATTTGATCATCAA TGGGAGTTGGAGAAGATGACCCGGCTAGAGCAGGTGGGGCGCACGCGACACCTGCTGGCGCTGCGCGAGCGCCTGCGCCACGGACACGAGAACACCGTCGCGCCCAACGACTTCACCAAGACAGAGAAG GAGGTATGCAACATGGCCGCTAAGGCCGCGTCGGAGAGCGCTCGCGACGAGTCGCTGTACGAGCCGTGGGACATGACGCCGCGGGAGAAGGAACTCGCCACCAAGTACATCAAGCTTATACAAG GCAGGATAGGGTCAGGCAAGGAGGTGGAGACGGCGGCGTCCCCCGCGACGCCGGTGGACGAGGGCGTGTCGGCCGACATCTCCACGCCCAGTCTGCTCTCCTCCATACACAGCGCCAGCAGCATAGA ACTATGCTCCCCGGAGCGCGGTCTCCTGGAGAAGTCAGTGGCGGGGTGGGCGGGCAGCCACGCGGCCGTGTCGCCGCACGCGGCGGCGCTGTACGTGCCCGACTGCGAGGAGGTGCGCGTGTCCGCCGCCGTCGCCAGGCGCGGACACCTCAACGTGCTGCAGCATGGGACTCATGGCTGGAAGAAACGCTGGCTG GTGGTCCGCCGGCCATACGTGTTCATCTACCGCGACGAGCGCGACCCCATCGAGCGAGCCGTCATCAACCTCGCCAACGCTCACGTCGAGTACTCCGAGGACCAGGAGCAGATGGTCCGCATGCCCAACACCTTCAG CGTGGTGAGTAAGGAGCGCGGCTACTTACTGCAGACCCTCGGCGACAAGGAAGTGCACGACTGGCTGTATGCCATCAACCCGCTGCTGGCCGGCCAGATCAG ACTCCAAGCCATTCTGCCACTGAGGCAAAAGCACCAACCCCTACAGCCAAAG GTCTCGCTCGGGGCGGCGCGGCGACAAGGCGGCGGCGCCATGAGACGCCCTCATCATGGAGTCTATCCTCGTTTTTTAAATGCGTCTCCGATGGAACGCTCGCTCATCGCGCCTTGCAAAGGCATTGAAACCGCTCGGAGGCACAGCTTTAGGAATTAA
- the Unc-104 gene encoding kinesin-like protein unc-104 isoform X1, with product MSSVKVAVRVRPFNSREIARECKCIIEMSGNTTVITNPKAPPGSKDGAKSFNFDFSYWSHNPSDPEFSSQVMVYKDIGEEMLQHAFDGYNICIFAYGQTGAGKSYTMMGSGKDGQEGIIPQICKDLFRRIRQTTSDDLKYSVEVSYMEIYCERVRDLLNPKNKGNLRVREHPALGPYVEDLSKLAVTSYQDIYDLIDEGNKARTVAATNMNETSSRSHAVFTIFFTQQRHDQTTNLMSEKVSKISLVDLAGSERADSTGAKGTRLKEGANINKSLTTLGKVISALAEIASKSKKSKKADFIPYRDSVLTWLLRENLGGNSKTAMIAAISPADINFDETLSTLRYADRAKQIVCKAVVNEDANAKLIRELKEEILKLRELLKAEGIEVEEGPDGKVLYEKKEQPTREENNSSPQRKKSEAEVLSPKLSRAATTIAEEAVDQLQASEKLIAELNETWEEKLKRTEQIRVQREAVFAEMGLAVKEGGITVGIYSPKKTPHLVNLNEDPNLSECLIYYIKNGVTRVGTSEANVPQDIQLSGSHILSEHCIFENTDGVILLIPHRDALIYVNGRELTEPVILKSGSRVILGKNHVFRFTHPGQPREEPVNKENKELTDTASSNESDSGSTDADGKNVDWDYAQCELLEKQGIDLKAEMQKRLMALEEQFRREKEHADQQFEEQRKNYEARIDALQRQVEEQSVTMSMYSSYTPEDFHNDEDIFVNPLFETECWSAREVGLAAWAFRKWKYHQFTSLRDDLWGNAIFLKEANAISVELRKKVQFQFTLLTDTPYSPLPAELAPRDDADDEYRPSAPTVVAVEVTDTKNGATHYWTLEKLRHRLELMRQIYNMNECACDDEPLVLAPAPLPAVPPQPDILHCISACAQQTRLSLANLLPSRQRLELMREMYHNEAELSPTSPDHNIESVTGGDPFYDRFPWFRLVGRSFVYLSNLLYPVPLIHKVAIVNEKGDVKGYLRVAVQAVIDAEKNNAEFAAGVKQSAKISFDDDVAPVRRAKLSAVDKNNAINLDERIGDVPDSNIKIEELAMGECDADSGRGDSSLASELKEEDLPEHLTLGKEFTFRVTVLQAHSVSTDYADVFCQFNFLHRNEDAFSTEPVKNAGKNTPLGFYHVQNITVPVTKSFVEYIKTQPIVFEVFGHYQQHPLHKVSALDAKQDGPVGGRTPPRRMLPPSIPISAPVRSPKWGAAAVAAPCCSSHLHSKHDLLVWFEICELAPNGEYVPAVVEHSDELPCRGLYLLHQGIQRRIRITILHEPSQDLQWTDVRELVVGRIRNSPEANEDTTDGDEDGALSLGLFPGERPTLDDRAVFRFEAAWDSSLHGSPLLNRVSANGEVVYITLSAYLEVDNCSRPAIITKDLSLVVVGREARTGRSLRRALFGSRAARADHITGVYELSLHRALEPGVQRRQRRVLDTSGTYVRGEENLHGWRPRGDSLIFDHQWELEKMTRLEQVGRTRHLLALRERLRHGHENTVAPNDFTKTEKEVCNMAAKAASESARDESLYEPWDMTPREKELATKYIKLIQGRIGSGKEVETAASPATPVDEGVSADISTPSLLSSIHSASSIELCSPERGLLEKSVAGWAGSHAAVSPHAAALYVPDCEEVRVSAAVARRGHLNVLQHGTHGWKKRWLVVRRPYVFIYRDERDPIERAVINLANAHVEYSEDQEQMVRMPNTFSVVSKERGYLLQTLGDKEVHDWLYAINPLLAGQIRLQAILPLRQKHQPLQPKVSLGAARRQGGGAMRRPHHGVYPRFLNASPMERSLIAPCKGIETARRHSFRN from the exons tgaTAACAAACCCGAAGGCACCTCCTGGCAGCAAGGATGGCGCAAAAAGCTTCAATTTTGACTTTTCATACTGGTCACACAAC cCAAGCGACCCAGAATTTTCGTCACAAGTCATGGTGTACAAAGACATCGGCGAGGAGATGTTACAGCATGCTTTCGACG GCTACAACATATGCATATTCGCATACGGACAAACCGGTGCGGGCAAGTCCTACACAATGATGGGCAGCGGCAAGGATGGCCAGGAAGGCATCATCCCACAGATCTGCAAGGATCTGTTCCGACGCATCAGGCAGACCACCTCCGATGACTTGAAATACTCG GTGGAAGTCTCCTACATGGAGATATACTGCGAGAGAGTTCGCGATCTCCTCAACCCGAAGAACAAGGGCAATTTGAGGGTCCGTGAGCACCCTGCGCTCGGACCCTACGTGGAGGACCTCAGCAAACTGGCGGTCACCTCCTACCAGGATATATACGACCTCATCGATGAGGGGAACAAGGCTAG GACTGTGGCAGCGACAAACATGAACGAGACCTCGTCACGTTCTCACGCTGTCTTCACCATATTCTTCACGCAGCAGAGGCATGATCAGACCACTAATCTTATGTCGGAGAAG GTGTCGAAAATCTCGCTGGTGGACTTGGCAGGTTCCGAGCGAGCTGACTCGACAGGAGCCAAGGGCACGCGTCTCAAGGAAGGCGCGAACATCAACAAGTCACTCACAACCCTCGGGAAAGTCATCTCGGCACTCGCTGAAATT GCGTCAAAGAGTAAGAAGTCGAAGAAGGCAGACTTCATTCCGTACCGTGACTCGGTGCTGACGTGGCTGCTGCGGGAGAACCTCGGAGGCAACTCCAAGACGGCCATGATAGCCGCTATATCGCCCGCCGATATTAACTTTGATGAAACTCTTAGTACACTCAG ATACGCCGACCGAGCCAAACAGATTGTCTGCAAAGCGGTTGTCAACGAGGACGCGAACGCGAAACTCATTCGCGAACTCAAGGAGGAAATACTCAAGCTTCGCGAGTTACTCAAAGCTGAGGGCATCGAGGTCGAAGAAG GACCAGATGGTAAAGTCCTTTATGAAAAGAAAGAACAGCCTACCA GAGAAGAGAACAACTCTTCGCCGCAGCGCAAGAAGAGCGAGGCTGAAGTGCTATCGCCGAAGCTGTCCCGAGCCGCCACAACTATTGCCGAAGAGGCTGTGGATCAGTTGCAGGCTTCGGAGAAACTTATTGCGG AACTAAACGAAACATGGGAAGAGAAGCTAAAGCGCACGGAACAGATTCGCGTCCAACGCGAGGCGGTCTTCGCGGAGATGGGTCTCGCCGTCAAGGAGGGAGGCATTACGGTCGGCATCTACTCGCCTAAGAAGACCCCTCATCTCGTCAACTTGAATGAAGACCCTAACCTGTCGGAGTGTCTcatttattatatcaaaaatG GCGTGACCCGTGTCGGTACATCAGAAGCGAACGTGCCTCAAGACATCCAACTGTCAGGCTCCCATATTCTGAGCGAGCACTGCATCTTCGAGAACACGGACGGAGTCATACTCCTCATTCCTCATAGAGATGCGCTTATCTATGTGAATGGACGTGAG CTAACCGAACCAGTGATCCTCAAGTCCGGTTCCCGCGTGATCCTGGGCAAGAACCACGTGTTCCGCTTCACTCACCCCGGACAGCCGCGCGAGGAGCCTGTCAACAAGGAGAATAAGGAGCTCACTGATACTGCTAGCAGTAATGAGAGTGACt CCGGCAGCACAGACGCGGACGGCAAGAACGTGGACTGGGACTACGCGCAATGCGAACTGCTGGAGAAACAAGGCATCGACTTGAAGGCCGAGATGCAGAAGCGCCTGATGGCTCTCGAGGAGCAGTTCCGCAGGGAGAAGGAGCATGCTGACCAGCAGTTTGAGGAGCAGCGCAAG aacTACGAAGCCCGCATCGATGCTCTGCAGCGTCAGGTGGAGGAGCAGAGCGTCACCATGTCTATGTACAGCTCCTACACGCCTGAAGACTTCCATAACGACGAGGATATATTCG TGAACCCGCTATTCGAGACGGAATGCTGGTCAGCCCGCGAGGTGGGTCTGGCGGCGTGGGCCTTCCGCAAGTGGAAGTACCACCAGTTCACCTCGCTGCGAGACGACTTGTGGGGCAATGCTATCTTCCTCAAG GAAGCCAACGCAATCTCAGTAGAACTGCGCAAGAAAGTCCAGTTCCAATTCACTCTGCTAACGGACACCCCCTACTCGCCCCTCCCCGCGGAACTCGCTCCGCGCGACGACGCGGATGACGAGTATCGCCCCTCCGCGCCCACCGTGGTCGCCGTCGAGGTCACTGACACTAAGAACGGAGCTACACATTATTGGACGCTCGAGAAGTTACG CCACCGCCTGGAGCTCATGCGTCAGATATACAACATGAACGAGTGCGCGTGCGACGACGAGCCGCTCGTGCTGGCGCCGGCGCCGCTGCCGGCCGTGCCCCCGCAGCCAGACATACTGCACTGTATATCTGCGTGCGCGCAGCAGACGCGACTGTCGCTAGCCAACCTGCTGCCCTCCAG ACAACGGCTGGAGCTGATGCGTGAGATGTACCACAATGAGGCGGAGTTGTCTCCCACTTCGCCTGATCACAACATCGAGTCTGTGACCGGTGGGGACCCCTTCTATGACAGATTCCCGTGGTTCCGTCTAGTTGGACG GAGCTTCGTATACCTATCGAACCTGCTGTACCCCGTTCCGCTCATTCACAAGGTGGCCATCGTGAATGAGAAAGGAGACGTCAAGGGCTACCTGCGGGTAGCCGTGCAGGCTGTTATCGACGCTGAGAAGA ACAACGCAGAATTCGCAGCGGGCGTAAAGCAGTCGGCCAAGATATCGTTCGACGACGACGTAGCGCCGGTCCGACGCGCCAAGCTGTCGGCTGTGGATAAGAATAATGCGATCAACCTCGACGAGCGCATCGGTGATGTGCCTGACTCTAATATCAAGATTGAAG AACTGGCAATGGGCGAATGCGACGCAGACAGCGGCCGCGGCGACAGTTCCCTCGCCTCCGAGCTGAAGGAGGAAGACCTGCCGGAACACCTGACCCTCGGCAAGGAGTTCACCTTCCGCGTCACCGTGCTGCAAGCCCACAGCGTGTCTACTGACTACGCTGACGTCTTCTGCCAGTTCAA TTTCCTACACCGCAACGAAGACGCATTCTCGACTGAGCCCGTTAAGAATGCGGGCAAGAACACACCGCTAGGATTCTACCATGTGCAAAAT ATCACAGTGCCGGTAACGAAATCATTCGTGGAGTACATAAAGACGCAGCCGATAGTGTTCGAGGTGTTCGGTCACTACCAGCAACACCCGCTGCACAAGGTAAGCGCTCTA GACGCAAAACAAGACGGGCCCGTCGGCGGACGTACACCCCCACGCCGCATGCTGCCCCCCTCCATCCCCATCTCGGCCCCCGTACGGAGCCCTAAGTGGGGCGCGGCGGCGGTAGCGGCTCCCTGCTGCAGCTCGCATCTGCACTCCAAGCACGACCTGCTTGTGTGGTTCGAGATCTGCGAGCTAGCTCCCAATGGGGAGTATGTGCCTGCT GTGGTAGAGCACTCAGACGAGCTGCCCTGCCGAGGCCTGTACCTGCTGCACCAGGGCATCCAGCGACGCATCCGCATCACCATCCTGCACGAGCCCTCGCAGGACCTgcagtggactgacgtcaggGAACTCGTCGTCG GGCGTATCCGCAACTCTCCCGAAGCTAACGAGGACACAACAGATGGTGACGAGGACGGAGCCCTATCTCTCGGACTGTTCCCCGGAGAGAGGCCTACGCTTGATGACCGCGCTGTATTCAG GTTCGAAGCTGCGTGGGACAGTAGCCTGCACGGGTCGCCGCTGCTGAACAGGGTCAGCGCCAACGGTGAAGTCGTCTACATCACACTCAGCGCTTATCTCGAG GTGGACAACTGCAGCCGCCCCGCCATCATCACCAAGGACCTATCCCTGGTGGTGGTAGGTCGCGAGGCCCGCACGGGACGGTCGCTTCGCCGCGCTCTGTTCGGCTCGCGAGCTGCGCGAGCTGACCACATCACCGGCGTCTACGAGCTCAGTCTGCACCGAGCTTTGGAGCCAG GAGTACAACGTCGTCAGCGCCGAGTATTGGACACGAGCGGCACGTATGTGCGCGGCGAAGAGAATCTACACGGATGGAGACCGCGCGGAGACTCGCTCATATTTGATCATCAA TGGGAGTTGGAGAAGATGACCCGGCTAGAGCAGGTGGGGCGCACGCGACACCTGCTGGCGCTGCGCGAGCGCCTGCGCCACGGACACGAGAACACCGTCGCGCCCAACGACTTCACCAAGACAGAGAAG GAGGTATGCAACATGGCCGCTAAGGCCGCGTCGGAGAGCGCTCGCGACGAGTCGCTGTACGAGCCGTGGGACATGACGCCGCGGGAGAAGGAACTCGCCACCAAGTACATCAAGCTTATACAAG GCAGGATAGGGTCAGGCAAGGAGGTGGAGACGGCGGCGTCCCCCGCGACGCCGGTGGACGAGGGCGTGTCGGCCGACATCTCCACGCCCAGTCTGCTCTCCTCCATACACAGCGCCAGCAGCATAGA ACTATGCTCCCCGGAGCGCGGTCTCCTGGAGAAGTCAGTGGCGGGGTGGGCGGGCAGCCACGCGGCCGTGTCGCCGCACGCGGCGGCGCTGTACGTGCCCGACTGCGAGGAGGTGCGCGTGTCCGCCGCCGTCGCCAGGCGCGGACACCTCAACGTGCTGCAGCATGGGACTCATGGCTGGAAGAAACGCTGGCTG GTGGTCCGCCGGCCATACGTGTTCATCTACCGCGACGAGCGCGACCCCATCGAGCGAGCCGTCATCAACCTCGCCAACGCTCACGTCGAGTACTCCGAGGACCAGGAGCAGATGGTCCGCATGCCCAACACCTTCAG CGTGGTGAGTAAGGAGCGCGGCTACTTACTGCAGACCCTCGGCGACAAGGAAGTGCACGACTGGCTGTATGCCATCAACCCGCTGCTGGCCGGCCAGATCAG ACTCCAAGCCATTCTGCCACTGAGGCAAAAGCACCAACCCCTACAGCCAAAG GTCTCGCTCGGGGCGGCGCGGCGACAAGGCGGCGGCGCCATGAGACGCCCTCATCATGGAGTCTATCCTCGTTTTTTAAATGCGTCTCCGATGGAACGCTCGCTCATCGCGCCTTGCAAAGGCATTGAAACCGCTCGGAGGCACAGCTTTAGGAATTAA